The nucleotide sequence AGAAGCAGTAATGGCAGCTTGCAGCTATACTCGGCACGCAACTTCTTCAAGCTCGCCTGGCTGAAGGACTGAATGACCACTGGTGTTGCAGGATCTGCACCAGGTTGATCAAGCTTGTTGGTCTTGAGAAACTCCATAACCAGCTTCTCCATCGATATGCCTTGTGATTCATAACTCTCCGGCGACTTGGTTTCAGGAATGATGCCTGCTTTGCCCCGCACCAGGTCGAGCATTTCCTGAAAAGTCGGCACTTTTTCTCCTGCGAATTTCGCATTAAACCAACTGCCTGCATCCAGCGATTTGATTTCTGCAAGAGTAAAATCAGCAACCAGCCAACGCTCTTTGCCTTTCACATTTCTGCTGCGGTCCGGAAACACGGTCTTCACATTGGTTGTTCGGTCCAGCGTTTCATCATGCATGCAGATGAGCACGCCATCTTTGGTGATCTGCAGATCGGGTTCAACAAAGTCGGCTTTCATTTCGAGTGCCAGCCGATATGCCGCCAGAGTATGCTCCGGGGCATAGGCAGAAGCGCCACGATGGGCAATGTTGATGGGAGTCTTGGGGTACATCTTGAGTGAAGGTTCATGCATGTGATGAGCCATGATAACACTTGTCATGATGATGAAGTGCATGATGATTCCTCAAACAGGAAATGCAGTTGTATGTGTGAAATTGCCATGCTCTAATGTCTGCATGATCTGGTGGATTGTTTTTCTAATACTGGCTGTACTTCGCTGGTACATCTATCGTCAGGATATTAAACGATTAGGGGAGACGCAGGCCCGCCGCAGGGTAGTTCAAGGAATCTTCATCTTGCTCACTGTTTATCTGGGGATACTGGCATTGCTCCTGGGTTTCGAAAGCAAACTGGTCTATCATCCTTTGTCGCCCAGAGAATACTGGTTGCCGCCACCTGGTGTAAATCATCAGGAAGTAAAACTGAAAAGCTCCACAGGTGATGAGATTCATGCCTGGTGGTGTGAACAGGCGAATGCAAAGTTCACCATCCTCTTCAGTCACGGCAATGCAGGCAATCTGAGCAACCATGCCTGGATCATTCCTGAGCTGCGCAAGGCATTTCCCTGCAATGTGCTCATCTATGACTATCCCGGATTTGGATACAGCACCGGCAAACCCGGCGAAGCAGCCTGTTATGCCAGTGCCGAAGCAGCATACACGTGGCTATTGCAGGAAAAGAAAGTGCCTGCAACTCAACTGATATTGATGGGGCAATCTTTAGGTTGTGCCATGGCGTGTGAACTAGCTTCGCATCACGATCACCAAGCTCTGGTATTGTTAAGCCCATTTACCACGATTCGCGACCTGGGACAGGAACTGATGCCCATCTTCCCGGTCCGCTGGCTCATGGGTCATCGCTACGACAACCGCAGCAAACTGGAAAAGCTCAACAAGCCACTGCTCATTGGACATGGCACTGCGGATGAAGTCATTCCTTTTCATCACGGACAGAAACTGTTTGATGCATCCGCCAGTAAAAGCAAAAAGTTCCACACCATCAAGGGTGGAACGCATAATGAATTCTCACCAGATTATTTCGTGGCAGTGAAACAGTTTCTTGATGAGCTTCCATAACAGAAAAATTGTGGCAGGGGCAGGCATGAATACATGTTTGCCTCTGCCACGGCAATCTGGCTGCTACAGGCTGCCAACCCATTTGAGTATCGGTTCTCTCGCAGCCTTGGCTTCATCCGGCCGGCAGATCGTAAGTGTCTGCGGAGCCGATTGCAGCAGCGCTGGATCTTCGGATTTCATTTTGATCAGCGTGTCGGCGAATGCATCGAGCGTTTCCTTGCTTTCCGTTTCTGTAGGCTCAATCATGAGCGCTTCCGGGATGATGAGCGGGAAGTACACCGTCGGGGCATGGAAGCCATAATCGAGCAGCCGCTTGGCGATATCCATGGCGGAAACTCGTCGTTCGCGGCGATCCTTCCTGGCGCTCGCGACAAACTCGTGCATACACCGGTCGCCATGCGGAACTTCATAATGATCTTTCAGTCGAGCCAATAGGTAGTTGGCATTGAGCACAGCTTGCTCGCTGATTTCCCTAAGGCCCTCTGGCCCTAGCGTGCGGATATAGATGTACCCACGTACCAGGATGCCAATGTTGCCATTAAAGCTGCGCACTCTGCCGATAGATTTTGGTCGTTTATCATCGAGATAGAAACTGCCATCCGCTTTTTTGGCAACAATGGGTGTGGGCAGGAAAGGAGCGAGGAAATCACGCACCGCAATTGGGCCTGCACCCGGGCCACCAGCGCCATGCGGGCCAGTGAAGGTCTTGTGCACGTTGTAATGCATCATGTCGGCGCCAAAATCGCCTGGCCGGGTTCTACCCAGGATGGCATTCATGTTGGCGCCATCGAGATAGACCAGTCCGCCCACTGCATGAACAGCTTTGGTGATTTCCAGAATCTTGGTCTCGAATAATCCGCAGGTGTTCGGATTGGTAATCATGAACACAGCAACATCGTTGTTCAACTTGGCCTTGAGATCATCAAAGTTTACCAAGCCATGTTCGTCACTTTTGACTGTAACAACTTCGAAACCTGCAATGACTGCACTGGCAGGGTTAGTGCCATGTGCTGAATCAGGCACCAGGACCTTATGCCGCTTCTCATTCTTGTCTTTGAAGTAGGCTGCAGCTACCAGCAACGCAGCCAACTCGCCCTGGGCGCCAGCAGAGGGCTGCAGCGATACCGCGGGCAAGCCTGCAATTTCTCCCAGGCATTGCTGCATACCGTAAAGGAGTTCCAGCATGCCTTGCGAAGAGGCATCGCTCTGGAGTGGATGCAGATCAACGATTCCCGACATGCTTGCGAGCCGTTCGTGCCGCTTGGGGTTGTACTTCATGGTACATGACCCCAGCGGGTAGAAATTCGTATCGACCGACATGTTCTGCGTGGAAAGGTTGACGTAATGCCGAAGCACATCGCTCTCTGCAACTTCAGGCAAAGGCAGTGGCCGATCCGCCAGGTACTGC is from Planctomycetia bacterium and encodes:
- the gcvPB gene encoding aminomethyl-transferring glycine dehydrogenase subunit GcvPB gives rise to the protein MDKRQSTQLLFELHKAGRRCHRLPECDVPALSVEKLIPKQYLADRPLPLPEVAESDVLRHYVNLSTQNMSVDTNFYPLGSCTMKYNPKRHERLASMSGIVDLHPLQSDASSQGMLELLYGMQQCLGEIAGLPAVSLQPSAGAQGELAALLVAAAYFKDKNEKRHKVLVPDSAHGTNPASAVIAGFEVVTVKSDEHGLVNFDDLKAKLNNDVAVFMITNPNTCGLFETKILEITKAVHAVGGLVYLDGANMNAILGRTRPGDFGADMMHYNVHKTFTGPHGAGGPGAGPIAVRDFLAPFLPTPIVAKKADGSFYLDDKRPKSIGRVRSFNGNIGILVRGYIYIRTLGPEGLREISEQAVLNANYLLARLKDHYEVPHGDRCMHEFVASARKDRRERRVSAMDIAKRLLDYGFHAPTVYFPLIIPEALMIEPTETESKETLDAFADTLIKMKSEDPALLQSAPQTLTICRPDEAKAAREPILKWVGSL
- a CDS encoding alpha/beta hydrolase; this translates as MIWWIVFLILAVLRWYIYRQDIKRLGETQARRRVVQGIFILLTVYLGILALLLGFESKLVYHPLSPREYWLPPPGVNHQEVKLKSSTGDEIHAWWCEQANAKFTILFSHGNAGNLSNHAWIIPELRKAFPCNVLIYDYPGFGYSTGKPGEAACYASAEAAYTWLLQEKKVPATQLILMGQSLGCAMACELASHHDHQALVLLSPFTTIRDLGQELMPIFPVRWLMGHRYDNRSKLEKLNKPLLIGHGTADEVIPFHHGQKLFDASASKSKKFHTIKGGTHNEFSPDYFVAVKQFLDELP
- a CDS encoding glycerophosphodiester phosphodiesterase, translated to MHFIIMTSVIMAHHMHEPSLKMYPKTPINIAHRGASAYAPEHTLAAYRLALEMKADFVEPDLQITKDGVLICMHDETLDRTTNVKTVFPDRSRNVKGKERWLVADFTLAEIKSLDAGSWFNAKFAGEKVPTFQEMLDLVRGKAGIIPETKSPESYESQGISMEKLVMEFLKTNKLDQPGADPATPVVIQSFSQASLKKLRAEYSCKLPLLLLYERATRDTFSPENLRELKNLVEGVGPSKLLVDQFPNLIKDSHEVGLSVTIYTCRSKQTGKFADVKAEMKYYLKLGVDAIFTDNPDQFPR